In Candidatus Bathyarchaeota archaeon, a genomic segment contains:
- a CDS encoding carbohydrate ABC transporter permease: protein MAKIVARKLVLYGALLAIMFFLIGPYLWVMICSVQKEADLISKPPRWIPTEPTLQNYLLVFLPEVGKKGQLIVSVEKMPRGMINSTIVALTIVVLNLFLAIPAAYSLSRFRFKGSRTVSLFIIATRMIPSVAVVIPYFIILKTTGLLDTLLALILPYIPYTLPFTIWILHGYFVTISPDLEEAAMIDGCSRLGAIIRIMIPVAVPGLVAAAIYAFMSSWNEFILAFVLTTSENAQTMPVMAAMIINEIYLPFGVLNTAAVLTSIPPAILAVFLQRYLVQGLTRGGVKF from the coding sequence TTGGCTAAAATTGTAGCCAGAAAACTCGTGTTGTACGGAGCGCTTCTGGCAATTATGTTTTTCCTCATAGGCCCATACCTCTGGGTCATGATATGTAGTGTGCAGAAAGAGGCTGATTTGATATCGAAACCTCCACGTTGGATACCGACTGAACCGACTTTACAGAATTATCTGCTAGTCTTCCTGCCTGAGGTTGGCAAGAAAGGGCAGCTGATAGTCTCTGTCGAGAAGATGCCGAGAGGAATGATAAATAGCACTATTGTAGCTCTCACAATAGTCGTTCTAAATCTATTCTTAGCTATTCCAGCAGCATACTCTTTGTCAAGATTCAGATTCAAGGGTAGCCGTACAGTTTCCCTATTCATTATTGCAACAAGGATGATTCCAAGCGTAGCTGTTGTCATACCTTATTTCATAATCCTTAAGACAACTGGCCTTCTTGATACTCTTCTTGCTCTGATCCTACCTTATATTCCATATACATTGCCTTTCACAATATGGATCCTCCATGGCTACTTTGTAACCATATCTCCTGACCTTGAAGAAGCTGCTATGATAGACGGATGTTCGAGGCTCGGAGCAATCATCCGCATCATGATTCCAGTAGCCGTACCAGGCCTGGTAGCTGCAGCAATATATGCTTTCATGAGTTCATGGAATGAGTTCATACTTGCCTTCGTCTTAACAACTTCAGAGAATGCCCAGACGATGCCTGTGATGGCTGCTATGATTATTAATGAGATATATCTTCCCTTCGGCGTCCTAAATACCGCCGCTGTACTCACATCGATACCACCTGCAATACTAGCAGTATTCCTTCAGAGGTATCTGGTCCAAGGGCTTACAAGGGGAGGTGTCAAGTTCTAG